Genomic window (Mesorhizobium sp. M4B.F.Ca.ET.058.02.1.1):
CCAAAACTATGTCATCGATGGAAATATCGTTACATGCCCGGGGAGCATCGTGGCGATTGAGGTCGCGGCCTTCCTGATCGCGCACTACAGCAATGCCGGCAGGGCGCAAAAAGCCCTCAATTACCTTCTCTTCAAACCCGAGGAACCGCGCATCGCCTTGCGGACGAAACCTTACGAGGAGGCACTCGGGGCGGCATCGCGACTGACCGTAGAGGCGGTGAAGGTGATGGAGACCCGCATCGATGCGCCATGCTCGATCGAGGAACTCGCGCATTCCCTGAACACTTCCAAGGCGCGCCTGAATCGCGCCTTCCTCGCAGACCTGCAATCCGCGCCAGCCGTGTTCTGGCGACGGATACGTCTACTCGCAGCGCGTGAACTCCTGGCGAGCCGACGGCGAAGTGTCACGGAGATCGCCTATGAAACAGGATTCAGCGACACTGCGCATTTCTGCAGCAGTTTCAAGAAGCACTTTTCGATGACCCCCAAGCAATTCAGGCGGATTGGGAAATGAGCCCGTCGGGGTCAAGCGCTGACGGATTCGAAACGGCCTTCCCCAAAACGACCAAGGGTCCTGGCCGATCAACTATCCAAGTCCGGGGCCTACCCAGGCCGGCACCATTGCTCGACACTGTTGCGGCGATATCCCGTTGAAGGCCCTGAAGCACTTTGCAAAATGCGAGGCTGACATGAACCCGCAGGCGATGGCTATGTCGATGATGGACATGCGCGTGCCTTCGATCAGGCGCTTGGCATGGTCCGTGCGTATCCGCAGATAGTGCCGCACCGGCGGCACCTCGATATGAGCAGCAAACAAGCGTTCCAGTTGACGCCGCGACACTCCGGCCCGATGCGCAACCTCATCCATGGAGAGCGGAAATTCGACATTCTCCTCCATGATCCGCATTGCCATCAGAAGCTTGTCACTCACGCCGGCAAAGGCAAGACCTGAAGGCCCGGTCTGGCGGTTTGACCCCGAACGCTGACCTTCGACGGTCGCGTGCCGGCAGACCTCTTGAGCAATGTAGTCGCCTGCGTGGCTCCCGATCAGGTCGACTGCGAGGTCAAATGCCGCCAGCTCGCCAGCGCAAGTCGAATATTGCCCATCCTTGACGAACAGGGAATCTCGTATTCGCGGCTGGTTGAAAACTTCGGCAAATGCGGCGAGCCGGGACCAGTGGATCGTGCAGCGCGTTCCCGCAAGCAGACCGGTCTGCGCCAGCACCCATGTCGCCGTTCCAACCGCCGATATCGAAACGCCGCGGCGCGCAATCGTGCGCAGAAATCCGTTGAGTTGTGGCGTCAGTTGCCGTTCGACCGGTTCGCCCGCCATTATCGCGAGCTGATCCGGCTTGCGATCGTCCGATCCGCAACCCAGCTCATCGATTGTTGCATCAACTGCAATTGAAAGGGCGTTGGCACCCTCCACGGGCCCAGCGTTCAGGCCCGCGATCCGCCAGCGGAACAGTGGCAGGCGCGATATCGTATTGGCGATGCGGAACGGTTCGATATAGGCGTGAAGCGCCAGATGCGAGAAGCCGGGCAACACCAAAACCACCAGCTCGAAGGGCCTGCCGGCTATCGCCGAAGTTCCCGGCGTGGCGGATGACTTCATGGCGCTTATGTTCGCGGACGCGTTCATCGGAGGCCGTGCATGGCGGTTGGGTTACCGAACATTCCGGGCTCGGGCTTCACCCTCAATATTCCTCGTTCAATGCATCGACCGCGGGAATCTCGCGCGATCGCCGGTCTATGTAAGCGCGCAGCTCCTCGTCCTTCGCGACATCTAGCGTGGGTTCTTCATACTCGGCCAGAAGCCGCCGGGCATGTTCCAGGGCGCGCACTTTGATGTCTTTGGAGCCGTCCGCGTACCACTGCTCGATCGAATTGTTGTCGAAAAGCTTGGGGATGAAGAATGCCCGCTCGAAGTTGGCCTGCGTATGCGGATGGCCAAGATAGTGGCCGCCGGGGCCGACATCGCGGACAGCGGCCAAGGCTTCGTCTAAATCGTCCCACTGGATGCCTTGCGTCATCCGATAGCCCATCGAGCAGACCTCGGCGTCGACGACGAACTTCGCGATCGAGCAGTGCATGCCGGCTTCGTTCCAGCCCGCCGAATGCCAGATGTAGTTGGCGCCCGACATCAGGACCGCCATCATGGTCATGGCGCTCTCATAGCCGGCCTGCGCATCGAA
Coding sequences:
- a CDS encoding GlxA family transcriptional regulator, translating into MKSSATPGTSAIAGRPFELVVLVLPGFSHLALHAYIEPFRIANTISRLPLFRWRIAGLNAGPVEGANALSIAVDATIDELGCGSDDRKPDQLAIMAGEPVERQLTPQLNGFLRTIARRGVSISAVGTATWVLAQTGLLAGTRCTIHWSRLAAFAEVFNQPRIRDSLFVKDGQYSTCAGELAAFDLAVDLIGSHAGDYIAQEVCRHATVEGQRSGSNRQTGPSGLAFAGVSDKLLMAMRIMEENVEFPLSMDEVAHRAGVSRRQLERLFAAHIEVPPVRHYLRIRTDHAKRLIEGTRMSIIDIAIACGFMSASHFAKCFRAFNGISPQQCRAMVPAWVGPGLG
- a CDS encoding helix-turn-helix domain-containing protein, yielding MTPALKTPDRVGLPYLKVGIILCPSFTLTPMASFVDALRLAADRQDQSRQVYFAWDFIAAGPLPVRASCGLEMAATGNLDDPATYDCLAVCGGLVRDMETIHAATFDYLQAADRRGIPIIGLCTGSFVLAQAGLLRHRECALHFDTLGEFVARYHHASPVTNQNYVIDGNIVTCPGSIVAIEVAAFLIAHYSNAGRAQKALNYLLFKPEEPRIALRTKPYEEALGAASRLTVEAVKVMETRIDAPCSIEELAHSLNTSKARLNRAFLADLQSAPAVFWRRIRLLAARELLASRRRSVTEIAYETGFSDTAHFCSSFKKHFSMTPKQFRRIGK